One stretch of Leptospira mtsangambouensis DNA includes these proteins:
- a CDS encoding helix-turn-helix domain-containing protein, giving the protein METKEKSGFYIWKEMAAYTGVSFATKRHSHFYHQFCFSLDKPFLLKGKNGKDFYSQAALVPSGVSHETTFGNDRFIILLIDPLLFAVSFHTGFIHKEGNPAFDLKDIISNSDILFLETELKSNQGEAKNRILQLLKDKFILETQRNIDNRIKDSLSFIQKDELDQLTLKQISKITNLSPSRFRHLFRSETGITFSSYKLWKKMQKAIFILINQKDLMSAAYEGGFFDQPHFNRVLRRSFGLSPSELKKNPHFELKIFSS; this is encoded by the coding sequence ATGGAAACAAAGGAGAAGTCAGGCTTTTATATTTGGAAAGAAATGGCCGCATATACGGGAGTATCCTTTGCCACCAAACGTCACAGCCACTTTTATCATCAGTTTTGTTTTTCTTTAGACAAACCCTTCTTACTGAAAGGGAAAAATGGTAAAGATTTTTATTCACAAGCAGCTTTGGTCCCTTCGGGAGTGAGTCATGAAACAACTTTTGGGAACGATCGTTTTATTATTTTATTGATCGATCCTTTGTTATTTGCTGTGTCTTTTCATACAGGTTTTATACATAAAGAAGGTAATCCTGCATTTGATTTAAAGGATATTATTTCTAATTCAGATATTTTGTTTTTAGAAACAGAACTAAAATCAAATCAAGGTGAAGCAAAAAATAGAATCCTTCAATTACTCAAAGATAAGTTTATTTTAGAAACCCAAAGAAATATTGACAATCGAATTAAAGATAGTTTGTCGTTCATACAAAAAGATGAATTAGACCAACTCACTTTAAAACAAATTTCTAAAATAACAAACCTTTCTCCCAGTCGATTTCGACATTTGTTTCGGAGTGAAACTGGAATTACATTTTCAAGTTATAAGTTGTGGAAAAAAATGCAGAAAGCTATTTTCATTCTTATCAATCAAAAAGATTTGATGAGTGCTGCATATGAAGGTGGATTTTTTGATCAGCCACATTTTAATCGTGTGTTACGTAGATCATTTGGTTTGAGCCCTTCTGAGTTAAAAAAAAATCCACATTTTGAATTAAAAATATTCTCATCTTAG
- a CDS encoding DUF3703 domain-containing protein encodes MPEDFRKAYRKELENYHVSLKEKNLVQAWYFLERAHVIGQYHPISHTGIHFRMLVFGIRTLDGKEIFGQMIRVLFGWIGSLFNRIPVGNTGGVSVPIFASMPIPDDLKSLLKDADTDRIGLAGLKTK; translated from the coding sequence ATGCCTGAAGATTTTAGAAAAGCCTATCGGAAAGAATTAGAAAACTACCACGTATCCTTGAAGGAAAAAAACTTAGTGCAAGCTTGGTATTTTTTAGAAAGAGCCCATGTCATTGGCCAATACCATCCAATCTCACATACAGGAATTCACTTTAGAATGTTGGTGTTTGGGATTAGAACTTTGGATGGAAAGGAAATTTTCGGTCAAATGATTCGAGTTTTATTCGGTTGGATCGGTAGTTTATTCAATCGAATTCCGGTTGGGAATACGGGTGGAGTTTCTGTGCCAATTTTTGCATCTATGCCCATTCCTGATGATTTAAAAAGTTTGTTGAAGGATGCAGATACTGATCGTATTGGCCTTGCTGGTTTAAAAACCAAGTAG
- a CDS encoding DUF1554 domain-containing protein, translated as MFRFIVILLFFFSCREKSFNNACDIKSDSYLESVFVFNLLGETKSYCSTGMIDFNPSVISLNPKYGSVSEGGGSLVIGSSAAFSVQLKERPGANVSVQVVVSNPSYGTVFPTSLNFDSSNWSIPQNVIVTGVNDSILNGTRQFRLIFVPNSEDKNLDLNPNTVDVQIFDNEKRLFLSASAYRGGEFGGISGADAICASDAKCPNGSICKAMILNAVMRVASVTANIGDGQIDWVLHPNTHYYMPDGTTFVSNTNSTSLLQIPFSNVIDSVSSGVWLGSFSGWVIGANHCINWSDITVMNTGYVFRTQYTDNTLFGGNYSCSNQANLLCVEY; from the coding sequence ATGTTTCGATTTATCGTTATTTTATTATTCTTTTTTTCCTGTCGTGAAAAATCATTTAACAATGCATGTGATATCAAATCTGATTCCTACTTGGAATCTGTTTTTGTTTTCAATTTGTTAGGTGAAACAAAAAGTTATTGTTCTACTGGGATGATCGATTTCAATCCTTCTGTAATTTCTTTGAACCCTAAGTATGGTAGTGTTTCTGAGGGAGGCGGTAGTTTGGTAATCGGTAGTTCCGCTGCTTTTTCTGTTCAATTGAAGGAAAGGCCAGGGGCTAACGTTAGTGTTCAGGTTGTGGTATCAAATCCTTCCTATGGAACCGTTTTTCCCACGTCTCTTAACTTTGATTCAAGTAATTGGTCTATACCTCAGAATGTGATCGTAACGGGAGTTAATGATTCAATTCTAAATGGAACTAGGCAATTCCGGCTTATATTTGTTCCTAATTCGGAAGATAAAAACTTAGATCTAAATCCGAATACAGTCGATGTACAAATTTTTGATAATGAAAAACGATTGTTCCTATCTGCAAGTGCATATCGAGGAGGGGAATTTGGTGGTATTTCTGGAGCCGATGCCATTTGTGCTTCCGATGCCAAATGTCCCAATGGTTCAATTTGTAAGGCAATGATTTTAAATGCAGTTATGCGGGTTGCATCCGTTACTGCAAATATTGGTGATGGACAAATCGATTGGGTATTACATCCCAACACACATTATTATATGCCAGATGGAACCACGTTTGTTTCCAATACAAATTCTACATCCCTACTACAAATACCATTTTCGAATGTGATTGACTCAGTTTCTTCTGGAGTATGGCTTGGAAGTTTTTCTGGCTGGGTGATCGGTGCGAATCATTGTATTAATTGGTCTGATATTACTGTAATGAACACCGGCTATGTTTTCAGAACGCAATATACCGATAATACACTTTTTGGTGGAAATTATTCTTGTAGTAACCAAGCAAATTTACTTTGTGTGGAGTATTAA
- a CDS encoding DUF1554 domain-containing protein: MFFRVLLFGLLFLSCSKNLYNNPCDPESKSYAMTFLVMAVSGEQKNLCFPGITIKDNFGLLLSATTGRLSEHGGNAVLGSSLTYKLNFGSEPKENVNVNIVVSNPSYATVSPTTIIWTPNDWNSEKIITVTAVNDTLLNGTRDFLIRLVPTSADTSLRLQERFISMQIFDNDKRLFVNSTLTKGNLGGISGADSTCSSDPKCPVGSQCKAMLGTDSGIRRATITGDVGDGQVDWVLKPFASYVQSDNITPVGTTNAVSLFTLPIVNGIESPGVTTWTGLGTSWQSDPNNCSNWTNSSSGNGIVGTSSSNNVALLNNLNVACTSDLKFYCAEQ; this comes from the coding sequence ATGTTTTTTAGAGTTCTTCTATTTGGTCTTCTTTTCCTTTCTTGTAGCAAAAATCTTTATAATAATCCCTGTGACCCAGAATCAAAATCCTATGCCATGACATTTTTGGTGATGGCAGTTTCGGGTGAACAGAAAAACCTATGTTTTCCAGGTATCACAATTAAAGATAATTTTGGCCTATTGCTTAGTGCGACAACAGGTCGTCTCTCTGAACATGGTGGGAATGCTGTCCTTGGTTCTTCGTTAACTTATAAATTAAATTTTGGGTCTGAGCCAAAAGAAAATGTGAATGTCAACATAGTCGTTTCAAACCCTTCTTATGCCACAGTCAGTCCAACTACAATTATTTGGACACCCAATGATTGGAATTCGGAAAAGATAATTACTGTAACAGCTGTAAACGATACATTATTAAATGGGACTAGGGATTTTTTAATTCGGCTGGTGCCGACTTCAGCGGATACTTCTTTAAGACTTCAAGAAAGATTTATCTCAATGCAGATTTTTGATAACGATAAAAGGTTATTTGTGAATTCAACTCTCACCAAAGGAAATTTAGGTGGTATTTCTGGAGCAGATTCCACATGTTCTTCCGATCCTAAATGCCCTGTTGGATCTCAATGTAAGGCAATGCTTGGTACAGATTCGGGAATTCGAAGGGCAACTATTACGGGAGATGTTGGCGATGGTCAAGTCGATTGGGTTCTAAAACCATTCGCATCTTATGTTCAAAGCGACAATATAACGCCGGTCGGGACTACGAATGCAGTTTCATTGTTTACCCTTCCAATTGTGAATGGAATTGAATCTCCTGGAGTTACCACTTGGACTGGATTGGGAACTTCCTGGCAATCAGATCCAAACAATTGTTCCAATTGGACAAATTCAAGCTCTGGCAACGGAATTGTCGGGACTTCTAGTAGCAATAATGTAGCGTTACTCAATAATTTGAATGTAGCTTGTACTAGTGATTTGAAATTTTACTGCGCAGAACAATAA
- a CDS encoding NAD(P)H-dependent oxidoreductase, translated as MQTNQRNILVILGHPNPNSLCAHLAETYVNSAKQSGHTVNYLKLAELNFDYNLYMGHKKDSSQTLEPDLIRSQKLITDANHLVFVFPSWWASMPAVLKAWIDRVFLPGFSFKYRKNSPLPEKLLLGKTARIFVTMDAPSWYYKWFNKSPGVQLLKFGTLEFCGVSPVKVTIFGQVRTRKQSDFLKWTKDVESFAKQGK; from the coding sequence ATGCAAACCAACCAACGGAATATACTTGTTATTCTTGGTCATCCGAATCCAAATTCACTTTGTGCTCATTTAGCGGAGACTTATGTAAATTCAGCAAAACAATCGGGCCACACAGTGAATTATCTAAAATTGGCCGAATTAAATTTTGATTATAATTTATACATGGGCCATAAAAAAGATTCCTCTCAGACGCTCGAACCAGATTTAATCCGAAGTCAAAAATTAATAACAGATGCAAACCATTTGGTATTTGTTTTTCCTAGTTGGTGGGCCAGTATGCCAGCAGTTCTAAAGGCATGGATTGACCGAGTGTTTTTACCGGGATTCTCATTTAAATACCGAAAAAACTCGCCACTTCCCGAAAAACTTTTGTTAGGTAAAACTGCTCGTATCTTTGTAACGATGGATGCTCCTAGTTGGTATTACAAATGGTTTAATAAATCTCCAGGTGTCCAATTGTTGAAGTTTGGAACTTTGGAGTTTTGTGGAGTTTCACCTGTTAAAGTAACAATTTTTGGTCAGGTGAGAACTAGGAAACAATCTGACTTTTTGAAATGGACCAAAGATGTTGAATCTTTTGCCAAACAAGGTAAATAG